From the Saccharomyces paradoxus chromosome XIV, complete sequence genome, one window contains:
- the PPG1 gene encoding putative serine/threonine-protein kinase PPG1 (serine/threonine protein phosphatase~similar to YNR032W) — MELDECLERLYKAQLLPEVTVRALCFKLKEMLVKESNVIHIQTPVTVVGDMHGQFHDMLEIFQIGGPVPDTNYLFLGDYVDRGLYSVETIMLLIVLKLRYPSRIHLLRGNHESRQITQSYGFYTECLNKYGGNSRVWQYLTDIFDYLVLCCIIDGEIFCVHGGLSPNVQTIDQIKIIDRFREIPHDGAMADLVWSDPEENNNPTLDHPDNSGQHFQVSPRGAGYTFGRSVVEKFLRMNDMNRIYRAHQLCNEGYQIYFDGLVTTVWSAPNYCYRCGNKASILELYSKDQFYFNVFEEAPENKLLKENSLNDNSSEDIISNPVVNRKLIADYFEDDSASTDGSADPEMYMFSDVYQARSASNRHVDYFL; from the coding sequence ATGGAATTGGACGAATGTTTGGAAAGACTATACAAAGCCCAGTTGCTTCCTGAAGTGACTGTAAGGGCACTCTGCTTTAAGTTGAAGGAGATGCTAGTGAAGGAGTCAAATGTGATTCATATTCAGACCCCTGTCACGGTAGTTGGGGATATGCATGGACAGTTTCACGACATGCTGGAGATCTTCCAGATAGGTGGGCCTGTTCCTGACACGAACTATCTGTTCTTGGGCGACTACGTAGATAGAGGGTTGTACAGCGTGGAAACAATCATGTTATTAATTGTTCTTAAGCTTCGATATCCTAGTAGAATTCATCTATTGAGGGGAAACCACGAGTCCCGTCAAATCACACAGAGCTATGGGTTCTACACGGAGTGTCTGAACAAGTACGGTGGTAATTCAAGAGTTTGGCAATATTTAACTGATATCTTTGACTACCTAGTGCTATGCTGTATTATCGACGGCGAAATTTTTTGTGTTCACGGTGGGTTATCACCCAATGTTCAAACCATAGATCAGATCAAGATAATTGATAGATTTCGAGAAATCCCACATGATGGTGCCATGGCAGACCTGGTTTGGTCCGACCCGGAGGAAAACAATAATCCTACATTAGATCATCCAGATAATTCTGGACAACATTTCCAAGTGTCCCCTCGTGGAGCAGGTTACACTTTCGGTAGAAGTGTGGTGGAGAAATTCCTGCGTATGAATGATATGAACAGAATATACAGGGCCCATCAGTTGTGTAATGAAGGTTATCAAATATACTTCGACGGATTGGTTACTACTGTGTGGTCAGCGCCAAACTATTGCTATCGATGCGGCAATAAAGCATCTATTTTGGAGCTATATAGTAAAGATCAATTCTACTTCAACGTCTTCGAGGAGGCTCCTGAAAATAAACTgctgaaagaaaacagcCTTAACGACAATTCCTCAGAAGACATCATCTCTAATCCGGTAGTCAACAGGAAATTAATTGCTGATTATTTCGAAGACGACTCTGCTTCCACCGATGGCTCCGCAGACCCTGAAATGTACATGTTTTCAGATGTATACCAAGCCAGATCAGCTTCTAATAGACACGTTGATTACTTCTTATAG
- the HUB1 gene encoding ubiquitin-like protein HUB1 (similar to YNR032C), translated as MIEVVVNDRLGKKVRVKCLGEDSVGDFKKVLSLQIGTQPNKIVLQKGGSVLKDHISLEDYEVHDQTNLELYYL; from the coding sequence ATGATTGAAGTGGTCGTGAATGACCGattgggaaaaaaagtcaGGGTGAAGTGCCTTGGTGAAGATAGCGTAGGCGATTTCAAGAAAGTATTGTCCTTACAAATTGGCACTCAACCAAATAAAATTGTGTTACAGAAGGGTGGAAGTGTTTTGAAGGACCACATCTCTTTGGAAGATTATGAGGTGCATGATCAGACAAATTTGGAGTTGTATTACCTGTAG
- the ABZ1 gene encoding 4-amino-4-deoxychorismate synthase (Para-aminobenzoate (PABA) synthase~similar to YNR033W), with translation MLSDTIDVKQQQRQQHYHVLFIDSYDSFTYNVVRLIEQQTNISPEVNAVHVTTIHSDTFQSMGQLLPLLPLFDAIVVGPGPGNPNNGAQDMGIISELFENADGNLDDVPILGICLGFQAMCLAQGAVVSELNTIKHGQVYEMHLNDAAKTCGLFSGYPDTFKSTRYHSLHVNAEGIENLLPLCSTEDENGVLLMSAQTKNKPWFGVQYHPESCCSELGGLLVSNFLKLSFINNVKTGRWENKNLNGKSSDILSRLDRTIDRDPIYKVKEEYPKSEDVTYVKQFEISKDPKLTFEICDIIGEPKFVMSSSVISENRGEWSIIALPNSASQVFTHYGAIKKTTVHSWQDKEVSYTLLKKCLDGQDSDLPGSLTVINEDKSQFWITLGEFMENKIIDNHKEIPFIGGLVGILGYEIGQYISCSRCNDDDNSLVPDAKLVFINNSIVINHKQGKLYCISLNNTFSSALEQSLIDGFVNKEDVRQTLSWPKYLPEEVDFIITMPDKLDYANAFEKCQDYMHKGDSYEMCLTTQTKVVPSAVIEPWRIFQTLVQRNPAPFSSFFEFNDIIPRQDETPPVLCFLSTSPERFLKWDADTCELRPIKGTVKKGPQMNLAKATQILKTPKEFGENLMILDLIRNDLYELVPDVRVEEFMSVEEYATVYQLVSVVKAHGLTSASKKTRYSGMDVLKHSLPPGSMTGAPKKITVQLLQDKIESKLNKHVNDGARGVYSGVTGYWSVNSNGDWSVNIRCMYSYNGGASWQLGAGGAITVLSTLDGELEEMYTKLESNLQIFM, from the coding sequence ATGCTGTCCGATACAATCGACGTAAAACAGCAACAGCGACAACAACATTATCATGTCCTTTTCATCGACTCTTACGATTCGTTCACCTACAATGTGGTGAGGCTAATTGAGCAACAAACTAACATCTCACCAGAAGTCAACGCCGTGCACGTGACAACGATACATAGTGATACGTTCCAGTCTATGGGCCAATTACTACCGCTTTTGCCGCTCTTTGATGCTATTGTTGTTGGCCCAGGGCCTGGGAATCCTAACAATGGTGCACAAGATATGGGCATAATATCTGAACTTTTCGAAAATGCCGATGGAAATTTAGATGATGTTCCAATATTGGGTATATGTCTTGGATTCCAAGCAATGTGCTTGGCGCAAGGTGCTGTTGTTAGTGAGTTAAATACTATCAAGCATGGGCAAGTGTATGAAATGCACTTAAACGATGCAGCCAAAACGTGTGGCCTTTTTAGTGGCTATCCCGATACGTTCAAATCTACGAGGTACCATTCATTGCACGTCAATGCCGAAGGCATTGAAAACCTTTTGCCCTTGTGCTCGACTGAAGATGAGAACGGCGTTCTTTTGATGAGTGCTCAAACTAAAAATAAGCCATGGTTTGGCGTACAGTACCACCCGGAGTCATGTTGTTCGGAATTGGGGGGGCTGTTGGTCAGTAACTTTCTTAAGTTGAGTTTTATAAACAACGTGAAGACAGGAAGATGGGAAAACAAGAATCTTAATGGGAAGTCTTCCGACATCCTATCCCGATTGGATAGAACTATTGATAGAGATCCCATATACAAGGTAAAAGAGGAGTATCCAAAGAGCGAGGACGTGACGTATGTGAAGCAGTTCGAGATCTCTAAAGACCCGAAATTGACATTCGAAATTTGCGATATCATTGGGGAACCAAAATTTGTCATGTCATCTTCAGTTATTAGCGAAAATAGAGGCGAGTGGTCCATCATTGCTTTGCCAAATTCCGCATCCCAAGTTTTCACTCACTATGGAGCTATCAAAAAGACTACAGTCCATAGTTGGCAAGATAAAGAAGTTAGTTACactttgttgaaaaagtgTCTAGATGGTCAAGATTCGGACTTGCCTGGCTCCCTCACCGTaataaatgaagataaaTCTCAATTTTGGATTACTTTAGGAGAATttatggaaaataaaataatcgATAATCACAAAGAAATACCATTTATTGGAGGCCTCGTTGGCATTTTGGGTTACGAAATAGGACAGTACATTTCTTGTAGCCGTTGTaacgatgatgataattCGCTTGTTCCAGATGCCAAACTAGTTTTTATCAACAACAGTATAGTCATTAATCACAAGCAAGGAAAGCTTTATTGTATTTCTCTGAATAATACATTTTCATCGGCCTTAGAACAATCATTGATAGACGGTTTTGTGAATAAGGAGGATGTTAGGCAAACTTTGTCCTGGCCAAAATATTTACCGGAGGAGGTAGACTTCATTATAACGATGCCCGATAAACTTGACTATGCAAATGCATTTGAGAAATGTCAGGATTATATGCATAAGGGTGACTCATATGAAATGTGCCTCACAACGCAAACCAAAGTTGTACCATCTGCGGTGATAGAGCCCTGGAGGATTTTCCAGACTTTGGTGCAAAGAAATCCTGCCccattttcaagtttttttgaattcaacGACATTATTCCCCGCCAAGATGAAACACCTCCAGTTTTATGCTTCTTAAGTACCTCTCCCgaaagatttttgaaatgggATGCAGACACATGCGAGCTGCGTCCCATTAAGGGAACTGTGAAGAAAGGGCCCCAAATGAACTTGGCCAAAGCTACacagattttgaaaacacCAAAAGAATTCGGCGAGAATTTAATGATTTTGGACTTAATCCGAAATGACCTTTATGAGTTGGTTCCTGATGTTAGGGTGGAGGAGTTCATGTCCGTGGAAGAATATGCCACCGTCTACCAACTTGTTAGCGTCGTAAAGGCACACGGACTAACCTCTGCCAGCAAGAAGACGAGATACTCAGGCATGGATGTTCTTAAACATTCGCTTCCTCCAGGATCTATGACGGGAGCACCCAAGAAGATTACTGTGCAGTTATTGCAGGACAAGATAGAAAGTAAACTAAATAAGCATGTCAATGACGGAGCGCGTGGTGTTTATAGTGGGGTCACAGGATACTGGTCTGTGAATTCCAACGGAGATTGGTCTGTTAACATTAGATGTATGTATTCCTACAACGGCGGAGCCAGCTGGCAGTTGGGCGCAGGGGGAGCCATAACAGTTCTAAGCACACTGGATGGGGAACTAGAGGAGATGTACACCAAGTTGGAGAGCAACTTACAAATTTTCATGTAG
- the SOL1 gene encoding Sol1p (Protein with a possible role in tRNA export~similar to YNR034W), protein MTTTVPKVFAFHEFAGVAEAVADHVIHAQNSALKKGRVSRSSQMSGTSLNGNGSTESKTMERVNSVRSNASSRGGSEDGATKKLKKEKERRFKIALSGGSLIQVLHEGLLKRDDVQWGKWDIYFADERLVPFTSSESNYGLAKRKIFDLIDTEKYGTPKIYHIDESLINDPQECADNYEKILIKGFAGRDSVKLPMFDLFLLGCAPDGHIASLFPNFQENLRENLAWVIPVENAPSGPSNRISLTIPVICHSHRVTFVVEGATKAPVIKTIMERPEKGLPSSIVNEGAAGRVSWFVDDDALKDVFVIKKKYKFYDDENLTE, encoded by the coding sequence ATGACAACAACCGTTCCCAAAGTGTTTGCATTCCATGAATTTGCAGGAGTAGCTGAAGCAGTTGCTGATCATGTTATTCACGCTCAAAACTCAGCCCTTAAGAAGGGTAGAGTCTCAAGATCTTCACAGATGTCCGGGACGAGTCTGAACGGAAACGGAAGCACAGAATCTAAAACAATGGAGAGAGTAAATTCTGTAAGGAGTAATGCCTCCAGCCGTGGTGGTAGCGAAGATGGCGCCActaagaaattgaaaaaggagAAGGAAAGGCGCTTCAAGATTGCGTTGTCCGGTGGCTCGTTAATCCAAGTGTTGCATGAAGgattattgaaaagagaCGACGTTCAATGGGGTAAATGGGATATTTACTTTGCCGATGAAAGACTGGTGCCCTTTACCTCCAGTGAGAGCAACTATGGTCTAGCtaagagaaaaatattcgATTTGATAGATACAGAGAAGTATGGAACTCCGAAAATTTATCACATTGACGAGTCGTTGATTAATGACCCTCAAGAATGTGCGGATAATTATGAGAAAATCCTAATTAAAGGATTTGCCGGTAGAGATTCTGTGAAGCTACCGATGTTTGATCTGTTCCTGCTTGGCTGTGCTCCGGACGGTCACATAGCCTCATTATTCCCCAATTTTCAAGAGAATCTACGTGAAAACTTGGCATGGGTCATACCTGTGGAAAATGCACCTAGTGGACCTTCGAATAGAATTTCGCTGACTATCCCAGTTATTTGTCACTCTCATAGAGTCACCTTTGTTGTAGAAGGCGCCACAAAGGCGCCCGTAATTAAGACCATAATGGAAAGACCAGAAAAGGGGTTGCCTAGCAGTATCGTCAATGAGGGCGCCGCCGGTCGTGTTTCATGGTTTGTGGACGACGATGCTTTAAAAGATGTCTTTGTAATtaagaagaaatacaaGTTTTACGACGATGAAAATTTAACTGAGTAG
- the EGO4 gene encoding Ego4p (Protein with a possible role in tRNA export~similar to YNR034W), which translates to MKSSIPITEVLPRAVGSLTFDENYNLLDTSGVAKVIEKSPIAEIIRKSNAELGRLGYSVYEDAEYIGHAFKKAGHFIVYFTPKNKNREGVVPPVGITN; encoded by the coding sequence ATGAAATCAAGTATTCCAATCACTGAAGTGTTGCCAAGAGCAGTAGGTTCATTAACATTCGATGAAAATTACAATTTGCTGGATACATCTGGTGTAGCAAAAGTCATCGAAAAGTCACCAATTGCAGAAATAATCAGGAAATCAAATGCTGAATTAGGTAGGCTGGGCTACTCCGTTTACGAAGATGCTGAATATATAGGTCATGCCTTCAAGAAAGCTGGCCATTTCATCGTATACTTTACTccaaagaacaaaaacagAGAGGGCGTTGTTCCTCCTGTAGGAATCACCAATTAG
- the ARC35 gene encoding Arc35p (Subunit of the ARP2/3 complex~similar to YNR035C) — MLHLQPQNLLIQKTLNEAIEALHKDSPLTMDRIVSDFDYTTYHISNSAEDKSILLLSVKTKAWVSVSECQLDGSLTLVKFLADHYSSLGGVTIPGQVEPGYDYTLQVTLSELTQDSILQLSVLKTIILSFPFELAITKFIELSQQQPAPVEAEITGGEVAANGDNTLFTIKYRDEENIFIKPSNDRVTIIFETIFQDETDKIFGKVFLQEFVDARKRNRQIQSAPQVLYSHEPPLELKRLYQPPKVAEQSRRFITFVLFPRHFQTKELQFHSICQLTLFRNYFHYHIKCSKAYMHSRMRFRVDSFIKVLNRAKVDEDDENDELSAEARQQARRTFTGRKIVY; from the coding sequence ATGCTACACTTACAACCACAGAACCTTCTCATCCAAAAGACGCTGAATGAAGCGATAGAGGCACTCCACAAGGATTCGCCGTTGACCATGGATAGAATCGTTTCCGATTTCGACTATACCACCTATCACATTTCGAACTCTGCCGAAGATAAGTCCATCCTGTTATTGAGTGTCAAGACTAAAGCTTGGGTGAGCGTCTCTGAGTGCCAATTGGACGGTTCCTTGACTTTGGTGAAGTTTCTGGCCGATCACTACTCCTCTTTGGGGGGGGTGACCATCCCAGGTCAAGTGGAGCCTGGTTATGACTACACTCTTCAGGTCACGTTGAGCGAATTAACTCAAGACTCAATTTTACAATTGTCTGTGTTGAAGACCATTATATTGAGTTTCCCCTTCGAATTAGCCATTACGAAGTTTATTGAATTGAGCCAGCAACAACCAGCGCCTGTCGAAGCAGAAATTACCGGCGGCGAGGTCGCTGCCAATGGAGACAACACTTTGTTCACAATCAAGTATCGTGACGAGGAAAACATCTTTATCAAACCTTCCAATGACAGAGTGaccattatttttgaaactatTTTCCAAGACGAAAcagataaaatttttggtaagGTCTTCTTACAAGAATTCGTGGACGCACGTAAGAGAAACCGTCAAATCCAGTCAGCTCCACAAGTTCTATACTCACATGAACCACCTTTGGAGTTGAAAAGACTATACCAACCACCCAAAGTTGCAGAGCAAAGTAGAAGATTCATCAcatttgttcttttccCACGTCATTTTCAGACAAAAGAGTTGCAATTCCATTCAATTTGCCAGTTAACATTGTTCAGAAACTACTTTCATTACCATATAAAGTGCTCCAAGGCCTACATGCACTCCAGAATGAGATTCAGAGTGGACTCGTTCATCAAAGTCTTGAATAGAGCTAAGGTggatgaggatgatgaaaacGATGAATTAAGTGCAGAAGCCAGACAACAGGCAAGAAGAACATTTACTGGTAGGAAGATTGTctactaa
- the MRPS12 gene encoding mitochondrial 37S ribosomal protein uS12m (Mitochondrial protein~similar to YNR036C) produces MLSRFMSNTWCAPWRQAQRLFSSTTTMQATLNQIKRGSGPPRRKKITTAPQLDQCPQRKGVVLRVMVLKPKKPNSAQRKACRVRLTNGNVVSAYIPGEGHDAQEHSIVYVRGGRCQDLPGVKYHVIRGAGDLSGVVNRISSRSKYGAKKPSKS; encoded by the coding sequence ATGTTGTCGAGATTTATGTCCAACACATGGTGTGCACCCTGGAGACAGGCGCAGAGATTGTTTTCTTCCACTACCACAATGCAAGCGACATTGAATCAGATTAAAAGAGGCTCCGGGCCTCCAAGACGCAAGAAGATAACCACGGCGCCACAACTGGACCAGTGTCCCCAGCGGAAGGGTGTGGTATTACGTGTAATGGTTCTAAAACCCAAGAAGCCCAATTCTGCGCAAAGAAAGGCGTGCAGGGTCCGTTTGACCAACGGGAACGTGGTGTCGGCATATATCCCGGGTGAGGGCCACGATGCTCAAGAGCATTCGATTGTATATGTGAGAGGTGGGCGTTGTCAGGATTTGCCCGGTGTAAAGTACCATGTTATCAGAGGTGCTGGTGACCTGAGCGGCGTGGTAAATAGAATTTCTTCGAGGTCGAAATACGGAGCCAAGAAGCCAAGTAAATCGTGA
- the RSM19 gene encoding mitochondrial 37S ribosomal protein uS19m (Mitochondrial ribosomal protein of the small subunit~similar to YNR037C), translating to MQPAARLLSRSVWKGPNIVPLPIREAMTKGTPIRTNARAATILPQFVGLKFQIHNGKEYVPIEISEDMVGHKLGEFAPTRKRFSYTQTKNK from the coding sequence atGCAACCGGCAGCTAGACTGTTATCGCGGTCGGTATGGAAAGGCCCCAACATCGTGCCACTACCCATAAGGGAAGCCATGACCAAGGGCACCCCAATAAGAACAAATGCAAGGGCCGCTACCATCCTGCCCCAATTCGTGGGACTCAAGTTTCAAATACATAACGGTAAGGAGTATGTGCCTATCGAGATATCTGAAGATATGGTGGGCCACAAACTGGGCGAGTTTGCACCCACCAGGAAGCGTTTCAGCTATACCCAGACCAAGAATAAATGA
- the DBP6 gene encoding putative ATP-dependent RNA helicase DBP6 (Essential protein involved in ribosome biogenesis~similar to YNR038W), with the protein MFASRFDPSQLNTPAASTPEETIRPTPGAIVPLKRQATGSDDEDDDFRQDSNESSSSSEEDEDRMQIEYGADEEDSSEAEGKESKPSTHSTVLSRFKQTVSLQDKLNVSDIAGNNEDERLEDYTASTHQLEQIPQPEFVKNPMNLNRNSLQFKSTGWLNTEKIYYDNFLIKPFSDYGNELEAKLLQNICKNFSINTFPIQSIILDSILPVLNFTLSISKRNFTRRIGDILVNAATGSGKTLAYSIPIVQTLFKRQINRLRCLIIVPTKLLINQVYTTLTKLTQGTSLIVSISKLENSLKDEHKKLLNLEPDILITTPGRLVDHLNMKSINLKNLKFLIIDEADRLLNQSFQGWCPKLMSHLKTDKLDTFPGNVIKMIFSATLTTNTEKLNGLNLYKPKLFLKQTDKLYQLPNKLDEFNINIPTAKSVYKPLILLYSVCQFITHSPTAAKILIFVKSNESSIRLSKLLQLICESRSQSNMLKNLQNLEMSINSVNSNNSKSENRKIVANFSHHSENAGITILITTDIMSRGIDINDITQVINYDPPMSSQQYVHRVGRTARANEVGSAYNLLVGRGERTFFDDLNKDLDRDGKTVKPLELDFALLESDSELYSSSLESLKNYHNNTAQV; encoded by the coding sequence ATGTTTGCATCGAGATTTGACCCTAGTCAATTGAATACTCCTGCTGCTAGCACACCCGAAGAAACCATCAGGCCTACTCCTGGGGCCATTGTGCCTTTAAAGAGGCAAGCTACTGGatctgatgatgaagacgatgacTTTCGCCAAGATTCTAATGAGAGCTCCAGTAgttcagaagaagatgaggacCGTATGCAAATAGAGTATGGGgctgatgaagaagattctAGTGAGGCAGAAGGGAAAGAGAGTAAACCAAGTACCCATAGCACAGTGCTATCGAGATTCAAGCAAACAGTATCATTGCAAGATAAGCTGAATGTTTCTGATATTGCCGGGAACAATGAAGACGAAAGGCTCGAGGATTACACAGCTTCAACACACCAACTGGAACAAATTCCTCAACCAGAATTCGTCAAAAACCCAATGAACTTAAATAGAAATTCATTACAGTTCAAATCTACGGGTTGGTTAAACACTGAGAAGATATATTATGATAATTTCTTGATCAAGCCGTTCTCTGATTACGGAAATGAACTGGAAGCAAAACTATTACAGAATATTTGCAAGAATTTCTCTATAAACACTTTTCCTATTCAATCAATCATCCTGGACTCCATATTACCAGTATTGAACTTCACTTTGAGCATATCTAAGAGAAACTTTACCAGAAGAATCGGTGATATTCTTGTAAATGCGGCTACTGGCTCAGGTAAAACTTTGGCCTACTCCATTCCTATTGTTCAAACGCTGTTCAAGAGGCAAATCAACAGACTGCGTTGTCTAATTATCGTCCCCACAAAACTACTGATCAATCAAGTTTACACGACGTTGACAAAGCTAACTCAAGGGACGTCGCTCATTGTGAGCATTTCcaaattagaaaattcCTTAAAGGATGaacataaaaaattattaaatttGGAACCTGATATCTTAATCACTACTCCCGGTAGGTTAGTAGATCATCTAAATATGAAATCGATAAACTTGAAGAAcctaaaatttttgattattgatgaagctgaTCGTCTTTTGAACCAATCCTTTCAGGGCTGGTGTCCAAAACTAATGTCCCATTTAAAAACAGATAAATTAGATACATTTCCAGGGAACGTAATTAAAATGATCTTTAGTGCAACATTAACTACCAATACAGAAAAGTTAAATGGTTTAAACCTTTACAAACCAAAGCTATTCTTGAAGCAAACCGATAAATTGTACCAGCTACCTAACAAATTGGATGAATTTAACATCAATATTCCCACGGCGAAAAGTGTTTACAAGCCATTGATCTTGTTGTATTCAGTATGCCAATTCATCACACATTCACCCACTGCCGCAaagattttgattttcGTTAAATCAAACGAATCGTCTATCAGATTGAGTAAACTATTACAACTTATCTGTGAATCTCGCTCACAATCGAACATGTTAAAAAaccttcaaaatttggagATGAGCATTAATTCTGTCAATTCGAACAACTCCAAGTcagaaaatagaaaaattgttGCAAACTTCTCACACCATTCGGAAAACGCAGGCATTACCATTCTAATTACCACCGACATCATGTCCCGTGGTATCGATATTAACGATATCACCCAAGTCATAAATTATGACCCACCAATGTCTTCACAACAATACGTCCATCGTGTTGGTAGAACAGCAAGAGCTAACGAAGTTGGATCCGCTTATAACTTACTAGTAGGTAGGGGTGAAAGAACGTTCTTCGATGACTTAAACAAAGATCTAGATAGAGACGGTAAGACAGTCAAGCCACTAGAGCTTGATTTCGCCCTACTGGAATCTGATTCTGAGCTCTATTCCTCGTCTCTagaaagtttgaaaaactatCACAATAACACCGCACAAGTTTAA